GATTTCATGTTATTACTCAAAATTTTGCCTGTCATTTATAAGTACTTaattttactcttcaaatcaaagCCCAAAAAGTTCAGTGTCAAACGTATTTTTAAAACAGAATAAAGTTGTAAATATGAATAACATACgttgttattgtttttaatttccatACAAAATCAACAGGCAAAATCAGAGGGCACCCGCATAGGGACCTTCTAGGGTCTTGAACGTGGCAGTCAAAATACAAACATGGCGCCCAGATGAAAAAGCTCACCGAAAGTACAGTATGTCTATCTTGTAAGATAGCATTTCATGCCATTTATATTGGCATTTGTTAAAACAGAGTTGGAATTAATTTGAAAGACACTTGATAGAGTACAGACAATGGCTGCATGGGCTGGATTTTCAGAGGAAGAGCTGCTAAGAATGCAGCAGAACGGCGAGAGCAGTAAGTACAGTAGTGATTAGAATACACAAACTTAACTCAGATAGTTCTTATTTCGTCTTATCGAAGTATATTTGTTACTAAATAAACACATAATTCTGATtttcattttgcaaaattataatttaatacgAAATAAATAGTTGTCTCAAAACCTTACGAGTTGCCTACATAGACAGTCTAAAGTTACGTTAACTTTCTTCGGTAGTTGAACTATTATGAAATTATTAATAACTAATTGGCTGATCAAAATGTTGTACTGATTTAAGTCTGCTAttatctactttttttttttttcagcgatCCAGACTGTCCCTGTCACGTTGGGTCGTGGCCGGAGGCCCGCTCCAACTAACCGGAGTAGGCTGCAGCTACAGCGGGAGAGGGCTCTACATCTGGCAGCCCATCAGAAGGTGGACAGCGGCCGTCTGCCACCAGAGCAACAGCTTAGCAAACCCCCAGACCCACCTGCTGTCAGTCACCCTGCTGCTCTCAAATCACAAGAGGAACCTAAGCTGTTGGAGTCAGAACTGTTTAAGCATGAATCAGAATTTGTCAAGCATGATCCAGAACCATCTGCAGAGGCAATGCCAACAGTGATCCTCAAAGAGCTGGACAAACAGGAAGTGGAATTGTTAGTAAGtctatttatttagcaaaaattggGGCAGAGATCCATGTGTTGACGCCACGattgtgaataatgagaataatgCTTAGAACATTTGAATACAGATTTGCTACATTTGTTCAAGATCAATCTGTCACaggggtaacactttagaatactgtatcttacttaatgcataactaataaggaattactgcagaactaataggtaattcttcattaacacttaagtcactactattaactactaaggaaggtCACAGCAACTGTGTTCCCACAGAGAAAGCACtgtagcattttatagttgtgttaagtaacgattagctaatcaataactattgaattcagtcatgcctcctgatgaactacttttaattatctactaattcagcttcaggagaaataactattgagtaactactaatgaacagtcgattcattacaattacaataatatcataacaattagccattacaatattcaggttgtggccctttcttcttcctcacttctaatgttattattactatggaaatgcaatacacatttcgtggaattactacactcgcaaaatgagtcattacagcgaatttagtagttttggcctgtatggtcaattgctttgtgagtgtggtctgtaacaaTAAATCAGCAATGGAATGGAACCCTATCCCCACTAGAAGTGACTAGCCAACtctaaagtgaaaatattttcactttagaatactgttccaggttgtaagtaattccctcataattatgtggtaattctttattaattactcaggggttccctgtatgttcccttcccctcagtcattgccttacatacaggaataatttacccaaatgtaatgtgttatgtgctgaggaaaacaagagacacacacacactatactgtatataaatcataaacctacctgaggtaagttggctagGCACTTCtagtggggatggggttccattccgttgttgatttcttgttacagaccacactcacaaagcagttgaccatacaggccaaaactactaaattcgctgtaatgactAATTTTGCGAGTGcagtaattccacgaaatgcatattgcatttccatagtaaaaataacattagaagtgaggaagaagaaagggccacaacctgaatattataatggctaattgttatgatattattgtaattgtaattaatcgactgttcattagtagttactcaatagttatttctcctgaagctgaattagtagataattaaaagtagttcatcaggaggcatgactgaattcaatagatATAGATTAGCTAatcgttacttaacacaactataaaatactattacatactgattagttaacacatcttccttagtagtttatagtagtgacttaagtgttaatgaagaatgacctattagttctgcagtaattccttattagttatgcattaagtaatatacagtattctaaagtgttaccgtcaCAGGTTATGTTTcaacaaaaattatatgaattggTACAGATGTTTGCTTATTTTGTGTTGTAACATTTGTTAAATATAAGACTCCAACCTTTCTTATAACAGTCGGGAGAAGAACCGTCTGCAGCAGTTGCAGTGGGAACAACGGATAATGGAAGAGAAGAATAAAAGGAAAAAAGCTCTCCTTACAAAGACAATTGCTGAAAAGTAGGAAGAACTCTGCTTTAAAATTTTATCAAAATTAATCGCAGAGATGCAAACTACTCATCGGTCATCTGAAGTCAACTTTAAGCTATTTTGCCGAAATTGTTGGTTAAatattctaaaataatttaaagggttACTTCAATCTTAAACACATAAAAAgctttaaatgcaacaaaaagctttaaatacaacaaacaaatcaactaaaaatatatatctataacACCTGCTATAACTTTTTCAggtctcatgagtttgcatccctgcagTCGGTCTGGAGAATGAGAGATTTTGCTACACCCTGACAATGAGTTTGTTTGTATGAATATCCAGTGCCATTTCTTGAAATAACTTCTTGTTTCCCAGGTCCAAACAGACACAGGCTGAAGCTGTGAAACTGAAAAAGATCCAGAGAGAACTTCAAGCACTAGACGATTCTGTGTCCAGTGACATTGGGGTTCTAAGAAAACTGATAGAAAAAGCCAGCATTGATTATTCCTTAGCTTGGTAATGATTAATGTATGttacttttatttgtgcatttacaATCCATTCAAAACCTGTAACTTTGTAGTATGGTTCTCATAGTATAGTAGCAGGTGCATTATAATTCAGAGTACAGAGGTGCCATTGACCTCCACCCTGATAAGGGTGATAAATAGTTGATGGACTGCAAAGTTTGTTTGCTAATGGATGAAaacactgccccctgtggcctATCAGTGTTAATTCtgcaattttaaaacaaaaacacaacttaattatttaatttaaattagcaAAAAGTTGTCCgggtccgggtcctcggcacaaagtcgagttcattccatgtgggggttggtctccgccaaggctgcgctttgtcaccaatcctgtttgtgatattcatggacaggatatcgaggcgtagtcagggtggggaaggtgtgcggttcggtgggcttgggatctcatcgctgctttttgcagatgatgttgtcttcatgtcatcatcggtccgtgaccttcagctctcactggatcgcttggcagtcgagtgtgaagcagctgggatgaggattagcacctctaaatctgaggccatggttctcagcaggaaaccgatggagtgcgtactccaggtagggaatgaggttttgccccaagtgaaggagttcaagtacctcggggtcttgttcacgagtgaggggacaatggagcgggaggttggctggagagtcggggcagcaggggcggtattgcactcgctctatcgcaccgttgtcacgaaaagggagctgagccgaaaggcaaagctctcgatctaccggtcaatttttgttcctaccctcacctatggtcatgaaggttgggtcatgaccgaaagaactaggtcacgagtacaagcggccgaaatgggcttcctcagaagggtggcgggcttctcccttagagatactgtgaggagctcagtcatccgtgaggagctcggagtagagccgctgctcctttgcgttgaaaggagtcagttgaggtggtttgggcatctggtaaggatgccccctggccgcctccctagggaggtgtttcaggcacgtccagctgggaggaggcctcggggaagacccaggactaggtggagagattacatctccacactggcctgggaacgctcgggtcgcccagtcagagctggttaatgtggctcgggatagggaagtttggggccccctgctggagcagctgcccccgcgacccgacttcggataagcggttgaagatggatggatggatggatagcaaAAAGTTCACATCTGTTTTGTTAGCATTATGACTCAGTTGTGCATTGCACAGTTGAACACTTAATTTTCTGTATTATCAAAAACAAATCTGTCCTTAAACATTGACTATGTATAAAATAGAATGCTGTCAAAATTGTTGACCAACTAATTTAGTATTAACTGCACAATTATAAACAAATTACTTTTGTATAATTACTTAATTATAAaataactacattaaatatattaacGCACTCATGGGTGTCATTctcagactttttatttttagaagcAATCTTTAGTCATCTATACACAAAAACTgtaagcaaataaaaaaataaaatactattgtACTATTAATAAAATTCAGATTGAATGTGTACTTCCTATGTTAGTGGACAGAAGAAAATGTTGCTGTTCCTGTGTGTACACATCAAGCATACAATTTAATTTTCTGTGCTTATAACCCTTCTATCTCTGCCAATCACTTATTGTTTACAGGAAGCGCCTTGAAAAGGCAGAGGTCGAGTATGTTGCTGCTAAACTGGACTTGCACAGGAAGACAGAGTTGAAAGAGCAGCTCACAGAGCACCTATGTGCAATCATCCAGCAGAACGAGCTACGCAAGGCTTGCAAACTGGAAGAGTTGATGATTCAGCTGGAGCTTAGTGATGATGAAGTCCCCATGCCAGAGGTCGCAGAACAAGAGGACAAGCAGAGGGAGGGCAACCCACAGCCTATTACTGAAAATGGTCCTGCAGCAGGCATTGAGGGGTGTACAGATGTGGATAGCTCAAATATGAACAAAGACAGTTCCATTACAGAACCAAAGATCTGTCAAGATAATCAGGAGAGCAGAGTAACAGATGTttctgcagatgtggccagatGATGGTTTATGTATTTGCTGACTAGATTAAAACATTTCTTCATTGTGAAAATGTTAATGTTGACCAAACCAAAAGTCCTGCGTTTCAAATTGAAATGTCGTGAAAGGACATGGGACATCCTGGTGTCAGTCTGACATGGGTGTGTCAGTATTAAATTTTGACATGTCATGCGGGTGATTCCTTTACTAGAAACGCTAAAATTACTTTTACCTTACTATTATAGGCCTCAGATTTTGATGATGATCTTTCAAGCATAGGAGAACAAAGCTATCGTAGATACTGTTTCTTGCAATGACTCTAAATGTAGGTTGTTAAAACAATGCTGTGCCACTCTATATTATTTAACCATTGTCCATTTGGTTGTCATTGTATATTTTGATCTCTATCTTCCAATAAGAGAATGAGATTTTCCCTTTGAAAACTTTGTCTTAAAACACTATAAATACATCATTCCATAACGGTGACAACTGTGACTGATTTCATTTATCAAAATGGAATCGTGGCAAATTGTCTTGTGGGTTTTACAGTTGTAATTTATGTCACCCGATGTTGCACAAGAATAGTGAAAAATTTATCTGTACATGGCAGTCGTCTAAAAGATAACTTTTAAGCCAATGTTAACAAATCAATAACAGCGGTTTTTATCATACAAAGCAGGCAGTTTGCTTAGCAGAGATgagaacatttgtttgtgtactgggaaaaatacttttgtgGTATGTGGGAGGGATATACATTATGCTATGTGCATATGCAATACAATTGTTTAATGATTTTTCTAAAGTACATACActgaatattgtttatttatattgaatataGTTTATACTTTTTAATAAACTTAGAAAAGCCATGGTTCCTTTTCACCAGCTTTAAGAACAAAATTGCAGAGTGGTTATTTCTTTTCACTTTCTTTTGATTAATACTGATATGaaaaacagttgaagtcagaagtttacatacaccttagccaaatacatttaaactcactttTTCCTCAATTCCGGACATTTAATCGCAGAAAACATTACCTGTCTTAAggcagttaggatcactactttattttaagaatgtggaataatagagagaattatttatttcagtttttctttctttcatcactttccaagtgggtcagaactttacatacactttgttagtatttggtagcattgcttttaaagtgttttaactTGGaaaattttgggtagccttccacaagcttctcacgtTAAGTTgctagaattttggcccattcctccagacagaactggtgtaactgagtcaggttaggcctccttgctcgcacatactttttcagttctgcctacaaattatctatcggactgaggtcagggctttgtgatggccactccaatgccttgactttgttgtccttaagccattttgccacaactttggaggtatgcttggggtcattgtccatttggaagacccatttgtgaccgagctttaacttcatggctgatgtcttgagatgttgcttcaatatatccacataattctcctgcctcatgatgccatctattttgtcaagtgcaccagtccctcctgcagtaaagcacccccacaacatgatgctggaACCCCCATACTTcagggttgggatggtgttcatcggcttgcaagcctcaccctttttcctccaaacataacgatggtcattaaggccaaacagttacatttttgtttcatctgaccagcgGACATTTCTTCAAGAAGTAAGATATTTGTTTccatgtgctcttgcaaactgtagtctggcatttttatggtggttttgtagcagtggcttcttccttgctgagcagcctttcagatttaatgtttatataggactagttttactATGGATAttgatacttgtctacatgtttcctccagcatattcacaaggtcatttgctgttgttctgggattgatttgcactttttgcaccaaactacgttcatctctattagacagaatgcgtctccttcctgagctgtataatggctgcgtggtcccatggtgtttatacttgcatacaatttgtacagatgaatgtggtaccttcaggcatttggaaattgcttccaaggatgaaccagaattgtgaaggtccacaatttattttccgaggtctgatttcttttgattttcccatgatgtcaagcaaagagacactgagtttgaaggaaggccttaatatacatccacaggcacacctccaattgactccaattagcctattagaagcttgtctaaaggcttgacatcattttctggaattttcgaAGCTGctgaaaggcacagttaacttgtaaacttctgacttactggaattgtgaaatagtcaattcaaagtgaaacaatctgtctgtaaacaaatgttggtAAAAAATttgcttgtgtcatgcacaaagtagatgtcctaaatgacttgcccaaactatagtttgctaatatgaaatatggAGTGGTTAAATTTTTTCATATAACTTTTGCTTTTAAATTGTACATTATAAAGGGTGTAAAGAAAGCTTCAGAttcaacattttaatattttgaaaaaaaaaaaaaaatatatatatatatatatatatatatatatatatatatatatattgttaataaaacacgttttgtgtattttttgtgtACTGCACACTTAATAGCATTTATGTTTGACATACATAACTGAAACAgcgtttacattt
This sequence is a window from Xyrauchen texanus isolate HMW12.3.18 chromosome 30, RBS_HiC_50CHRs, whole genome shotgun sequence. Protein-coding genes within it:
- the LOC127624157 gene encoding RAB6-interacting golgin-like isoform X1 codes for the protein MAAWAGFSEEELLRMQQNGESTIQTVPVTLGRGRRPAPTNRSRLQLQRERALHLAAHQKVDSGRLPPEQQLSKPPDPPAVSHPAALKSQEEPKLLESELFKHESEFVKHDPEPSAEAMPTVILKELDKQEVEFREKNRLQQLQWEQRIMEEKNKRKKALLTKTIAEKSKQTQAEAVKLKKIQRELQALDDSVSSDIGVLRKLIEKASIDYSLAWKRLEKAEVEYVAAKLDLHRKTELKEQLTEHLCAIIQQNELRKACKLEELMIQLELSDDEVPMPEVAEQEDKQREGNPQPITENGPAAGIEGCTDVDSSNMNKDSSITEPKICQDNQESRVTDVSADVAR
- the LOC127624157 gene encoding RAB6-interacting golgin-like isoform X2, with the translated sequence MAAWAGFSEEELLRMQQNGESTIQTVPVTLGRGRRPAPTNRSRLQLQRERALHLAAHQKVDSGRLPPEQQLSKPPDPPAVSHPAALKSQEEPKLLESELFKHESEFVKHDPEPSAEAMPTVILKELDKQEVEFREKNRLQQLQWEQRIMEEKNKRKKALLTKTIAEKKRLEKAEVEYVAAKLDLHRKTELKEQLTEHLCAIIQQNELRKACKLEELMIQLELSDDEVPMPEVAEQEDKQREGNPQPITENGPAAGIEGCTDVDSSNMNKDSSITEPKICQDNQESRVTDVSADVAR